atgtttgtgcaaaatttcaaacaaatcgagaTAAAACtctatattagtgcatatcgggcgaaagatatatatgggagctatatctaaatctgaaccgatttctcccaaaatcaatagggttctattgtgacccaaattaggaacatgtgccaaattttaaagcgattggacttaaaatgcgacctagactttgatcacaaaaatgtgttcacagacagacggacggacggacagacggacatggttatatcgactcagggacccaccctgagcattattgccaaagacaccaattgtctatctcgtctccttctgggtgttgcaaacatatgcactaacttataataccctgttccacagtgtggcgcagtgtataataaattttgacaaaatctcctatagaataaaagttgtataaaattttcaatatattgtatagaaataaaaattttacaaattttctatagaaataaattttgacaaaatctcctatagaataaaagttggacaacattttttatggaaataaaattttgacaaaatttcctatacaaataaattgttgacaacattttctatagaaataaaacttgcaaaaaattttctatagaaataaattgttgacaaaattttctatagaaataaaatttgcaacaaattttccataaaaataaaattttgacaaaattttctatggaaataaattgttggcaaaaacttcaatagaaataaattgttgacaaaatttttaatagaaataaaatttgcaaaacaaaattctatagaaattaaattttccacggaaataaaattttccatggaaataaaattttgacaaaatttctgtagaataaaaaatggacaaaattttctatggaaataaaatattgagaaaattttctatcgacataaaatttttacaaagtttttttatagaaataaaattttgacaaaatttattatagaaataaaattttgacaaaatttttatagaaataaaatattgataaatcttctctttagaaataaaatttttacaaaattttctatagaaataaaatttttacaaaattttctgcaaaaaaaaatgttgacaaaatgttcataggataaaatttggacaaaattttctatagaataaaagatggacaaaattttacacggaaataaattattgacaaattttttatagaaataaaattttgacaaaattttttatgaaaataagatttgcaaaaaatttctttagaaatgaaatgttgacaaaattttctatggaaataaaattttgacaaaattttctatggaaataaaaatttgacaaaatttcgtgtagaaataaaattttgacaaaatttattatagaaataaaattttgacaaaatttttattgaaataaaatattggcaaatcttctctatagaaatacaatttttacaaaaatttctattgaaataacatttttacaaaattttctacaaaactaaaattttgacaaaattctctatagaaataaaattttgcaaaataagattttttttttaaatctcaaaaatttgtccaaattgatatagatttaaatatacatttttacaatagtctttaaattttataatatataatgttagcaccttttggcttcgaaaaacacatttttaatcaCCCCTGATACTTAACCTATCGACTACACCCAACAGTGGCTCTTTATTACTTGAGATTGGCAGTGTTCAATTATTTGGCAAAAAAGCCATAAAAGATAAGGATTAACCGAGAACTGTTTAAAATTTAAGTATCAATCAAATCAACATTAGAAATGCTGGAACTTTATTTAAACACCAACCCCCACCCATATTATATGAAAGTAAAAGTCTATACACGTCAtggttaattaaaattaagcaTTATTTTAGTGCATACAACTGGTGTTAATATGGCTATATGcaatggtaaaaaaaattctcaagtttagcatgaaaaaaaaaaataatgtttatgaCATTGAGTTATTTTAAGAAACGTAAACTGTGGGTATTTGATATAAataccaaaaaattcaaatcgaaATTAGTATCAGTTAACAATATCGAGGGAAACTTGCAAAAACTTCTTAAGTTTTCGAGATGAAAATTTTTACGATAAGCTTCCTTGTTGTCTTATGCTGCCTTTTGGCCAAGGCCCATTATGAACAGCATAATCATGatcacgatgatgatgatgataatgatcaTCATCATTACACTCATCCAAAATATGTCTACAAATATGGTGTCAAAGATTTGAAGACGGGAGATATCAAAGAACAATGGGAACATCGAGATGGTGATCATGTTAAAGGTATGtgggaaattttaaatgttattgtgataaaaaaatgttattaattttttttactttgtgtttttttttatctatcATTAGGTGCTTACACATTAAAGGAAGCTGATGGCACCATACGTTTGGTTGAATATAATGCTGATGATCACAGTGGTTTCCACGCAAAAGTCAAGAAAATAGGACATGCTCATCACCCTCAATATAATTCCCACCACAATGACcatcataattctcaccatgatGAGCACCATAATTATCACCATAAAGAGCATCATAATACTCACCACAAAGACCATCATAATACTCACCACGTTGATCGTCATATTACACACCATAATGACCATCATAATTCTCAGCACGATGTGCATCATAATACTCACCACGATGATCACTATATTACTCATGACAATTCTCACCACAATGATCATCACAATTCTCACCATGATGATAGCCATCATATACACCACGATGAACATTATTCGCACAAGGATCATTCTAAGATATTCCACACAGCCAATCATGTTGAACATGGTGACTATCATCTCAATAAAGCCGAACATGAGTCTCACCAACAATCCTATTATGGCGATGACCAACAACACCAATCCCACCACTATTCTCACCACATTGAGCATCTGCAAGCAAACCATAAGAATCATCACCATGACCATGAACACCATGGTCATGCTACCAGTTACAGCAACGTCCATTTCCACTAAATCGGATTGCCCTAAATATTGGAAAAGTGTTTACAGTTTATAATAACATTTAATAAAGagcataatttttgaaaaaaaatgcaatgaatTCTAAAttgaaataccaaaaaaaaaaaaaaaaaaaaaaaaaaaatatatatataaagggtgatttgttaagagcttgataacttttttttttaaaaaaacgcataaaatttgcaaaatctcatcggttctttatttgaaacgttagattggtccatgacatttactttttgaagataatttcatttaaatgttgaccgcggctgcgtcttaggtggtccattcggaaagtccaattttgggcaactttttcgagcatttcggccggaatagcccgaatttcttcggaaatgttgtcttccaaagctggaatagttgctggcttatttctgtagactttagacttgacgtagccccacaaaaaatagtctaaaggcgtcaaatcgcatgatcttggtggccaacttaccggtccatttcttgagatgaattgttctccgaagttttccctcaaaatggccatagaatcgcgagctgtgtggcatgtagcgccatcttgttgaaaccacatgtcaaccaagttcagttcttccatttttggcaacaaaaagtttgttagcatcgaacgatagcgatcgccattcaccgtaacgttgcgtccaacagcatctttgaaaaaatacggtccaatgattccaccagcgtacaaaccacaccaaacagtgcatttttcgggatgcatgggcagttcttgaacggcttctggttgctcttcactccaaatgcggcaattttgcttatttacgtagccattcaaccagaaatgagcctcatcgctgaacaaaatttgtcgataaaaaagcggattttctgccaacttttctagggcccattcactgaaaattcgacgttgtggcagatcgttcggcttcagttcttgcacgagctgtattttatacggttttacaccaagatctttgcgtaaaatcttccatgtggtcgaataacacaaacccaattgctgcgaacggcgacgaatcgacatttcacggtcttcagcaacactctcagaaacagacgcaatattctcttctgtacgcactgtacgcattcgtgtggttggtttaatgtccaataaagtaaactgagtgcgaaacttggtcacaatcgcattaattgtttgctcacttggtcgattatgtagaccataaatcggacgtaaagcgcgaaacacatttcgaaccgaacactgactttggtaataaaattcaatgatttgcaagcgttgctcgttagtaagtctattcatgatgaaatgtcaaagcatactgagcatctttctctttgacaccatgtctgaaatcccacgtgatctgtcaaatactaatgcatgaaaatcctaacctcaaaagaatcaccctttatatatatatatatatatatatatatatatatatatatatatatatatatatatatatatatatatatatatatatatatatatatatatatatatatatatatatatatatatatatatatatatatatatatatatatatatatatcttcaatttgtggcaaatccgataaaaactacaatttctagaaaccctaggagttaaatcgggagttcggtgttatggaggctataccaaaacatggaaggatacacacagtattcagcacatttaattgtagttctagaatctagaccccaaatcggagggccggtttataagatggctatatgaaaaactgtaccgatacataatatattcggcacacccctctatggtcctagaatacctctacatttccaatttctggcaaattgggtaaaaactacggattctagaagcccaagaagtagactcgggaggtcggtctatatgggggctatattaaaacatggacctataatcaccattttcggcacatctctttattttcctagaatacctctagatttccaatttcaggccaattgggtaaaaactacggattctagaagcccaagaattaaaatcgggacatcggtctataggggggctatatcaaaacatggaccggtagtcaccattttcgacacacgtttgtatggtcctaaactacctcagatttcaaatttcaggcaaattggatacaaactacggattctagaagcccaagaaataaaatcggggatcggtctatatggaggctatatcaaacatggaccgatactcaccattttcggcacacctctttagggtcctagagtacatctagatttcaaatttcaggtaaattggattaaacctaaggattctagaagcccaagaagtacaatcgggatatcggtctatatgggggctatatcaaaacatggaccgataatcaccattttcggtacactttttgatggtcttaaagtacctctagatttccaatttcaggcaaattggataaaaactacagtattcataagcccaagaccccaaatcgggaggtcggtttatatggggactatataaaaacttggaccgatatagcccatcttcgatatagcccatcttgacctgcctgcaaacaaaagacgaatctgtgccaaattttaggaagATATCGTCATTAttaaaggctgtagcgtgattacaacagacagacagacggacatgcttatatcgtcttagaatttctccctgatcaagaatatatatactttgtatagtcggaaatcgatatttcggtgtgttacaaacggaatgacaaacttattatacccccgtcaccactctatggtggtgagtatttccaatttcaggttaattgaataaaaactgcggtttctataagcccaagaagtaaaatcgggagaacggtctatatgggggctataccaaaatatggaccgatactcacaatttttggcacacgtatttgtggttctacaataccactagatttccaatttcaggtaaattgaataaaaactgcggtttttataagcccaagaagtaaaatcgggagatcggtctatatgggggctataccaaaacatggaccgatactcaccatttttgggacacctctttatggtcataaaatacctttagatttcaaatttcaggcgaattggataaaaactacgatttctataagcccaagaccccaaatcgggaggtcgttttatatggggaccattccaaaacatggaccgatactcacaatttttggcacacgagttatgtaattttaatttttaaataaaacaaatcggttaaatttttaaattcaatttattccaaGTTAACAAGATGGATGTTGGTACAGAACTGAAAACTAAAACTAATGgtaaagcaaatttaaataatatttcttaCATTATAACggtaattattaaataggtcaaAGTAATATATGGAGAGAAAGATAGTgggtgtgagagagagagagagagagagagagagagagtaagatTATGATAACTGAGATCAAGTGATAAAGTGGGGTGAGGAGCAACAGATTTGAGAAATTGGGGAAGTAGGACAAATTATAATGAATGAATGTAAAACAAAATGATAATGATAGTTCAGGTATTTAACAATAAGGAATAAAAACGCAAAAAGgaatataataaatatgataGTGAAAGTAAATGTTCGAGACATCGAGCAGTCTCGTAACTACTCCCCTCTTAAATGAGAGACTCTCCTGAGTCCATTAgtgaatatatttatatatataaattaaagcaAGATATAACTATAATAAACctaaataactaaaataaaacaagaacaaaataagcccttacttaTCGTAATTGTTAGTAACCACGACTCCATCGTATTTTTTCTTTCGTTGGATATTTgaacaatgaacatttttcaagtCGCTTGCTCTAAATTTTGGCTGTTCTTTGTGACGTACAGCTCTGTAATTCCTTATATAGCCATGATCCCTGTCTTCCTTATATTCTTCCCTATTCTCATTCCGACTGTAAATGGAATACTTTTTACATTTCAGGAGAGATTCGTAAACTTTCTTCTTGTCACAATTTCCATGCTCAACATCAATTGGTCTAGCCCTTATTACAGAATGAACgctattattataatattctatagccTTGCTTATTTTATCCTTGATATTTAGTGAGATATTATCAATGGTCATGGTCCGTATCTTTTCACAAATAGTACTATGTAATCTTTCGATATCCCCATTGCCTGTATGACTATTGGATTTGCACAAATGCAACGATATATTCTCTTTTCTCAAGTAATCACTAATATTTACACTTTTAAATTCATTAtctgtaataagtttgtcatattGACCCTTTTGTGACTTATACAGACGCAATTTCTCTATAATCGTTTGATTGGTCCTATCCTCAAGGTAAAATGCAGTGgcaaatttagaaaatctaTCTACGAACGTTAAAAAGTTCGATTTCATTATTGTGTAAATATCCATATGGATAATTTGTCCTATATCTGAAGGCGTTTCAGTCATTTTAAATTTCGGTTTGATGGGGTTGCGATCGAATTTGGCCCTAGAACATATATCACAATTATTCACATAtttttgtaccaaaattttcaaatttgggtAATATATCCTCCGTTTCAGTCCTTCATAATTCTCATTTATACCGGTATGACCCGTTTCATTCCTGTGATATTGATGTATCTGCCTATATGCATCATCCTCAGTTAGCATATCCTTTGCATTGTAAGAACATCGGACAAATTTGACTCTGTTATCTCCTTCATATAACTCGATAATCttcttttgtaaaatattatatttgccTTCATCCAATTCCGTAAATACACCTACTTTACCTTTCTCAATATTCCGTAGTAAAATATCGTCCA
This is a stretch of genomic DNA from Haematobia irritans isolate KBUSLIRL chromosome 4, ASM5000362v1, whole genome shotgun sequence. It encodes these proteins:
- the LOC142235348 gene encoding uncharacterized protein LOC142235348, translating into MFMTLSYFKKRKLWAHYEQHNHDHDDDDDNDHHHYTHPKYVYKYGVKDLKTGDIKEQWEHRDGDHVKGAYTLKEADGTIRLVEYNADDHSGFHAKVKKIGHAHHPQYNSHHNDHHNSHHDEHHNYHHKEHHNTHHKDHHNTHHVDRHITHHNDHHNSQHDVHHNTHHDDHYITHDNSHHNDHHNSHHDDSHHIHHDEHYSHKDHSKIFHTANHVEHGDYHLNKAEHESHQQSYYGDDQQHQSHHYSHHIEHLQANHKNHHHDHEHHGHATSYSNVHFH